From Verrucomicrobiota bacterium JB022, one genomic window encodes:
- a CDS encoding tetratricopeptide repeat protein, which translates to MFKHFRTFSTLALALVSVGSVHGQLFPLSENSWSNPEFRERFLGSYGVDTSVNPEISLDEKTLFEEITPLIQSNNARGAIAALQRGIKPESSAAFDFILGNLYYQEQDMAKAIPAYQQAIKKFPNFYRAYVNIGRSYVSQNNWSEALKHLQKAMELKPGDGSLYGLLGYCYMNQGEYTTALDSYRMAIMLQPSSKDWKLGKMKCLEALNEHEETIAMLYEFIEKEPENAEWWMLQANEFLDLQKPELAAANLEIVRQLGKAKPATLMLLGDIYINQGLIQQGTEAYGDALTSGEVKTDRVLRVGYNLASHERFDEVAEIISKFRASPAGSKMTEAEELEVLNLEAKVALGNNQNEKAAELLENVVSRDPMNGRALLSLIDYYQQAGDAVKATYYAEQAAKLEEFRHPALLSLARIKVGQKEFGAASRYLRQAQDIKPLGYVADYLAQVERAADSQ; encoded by the coding sequence ATGTTCAAGCACTTTCGCACGTTCAGCACCCTGGCGCTCGCCCTCGTATCCGTGGGCAGCGTGCATGGGCAACTCTTCCCCCTCTCCGAGAACAGCTGGTCCAACCCGGAATTCCGGGAACGCTTCCTCGGCAGCTACGGGGTCGACACCTCAGTGAACCCCGAGATCAGCCTCGACGAGAAGACTCTCTTCGAAGAGATCACGCCGCTCATCCAGTCCAACAACGCCCGCGGGGCCATCGCGGCCCTGCAACGCGGCATCAAGCCAGAGTCCAGCGCCGCCTTCGACTTCATCCTGGGCAACCTGTATTACCAGGAGCAGGACATGGCGAAGGCCATCCCGGCCTATCAGCAGGCGATCAAGAAGTTCCCGAACTTTTACCGCGCCTACGTCAACATCGGCCGCAGCTACGTGAGCCAGAACAACTGGTCCGAAGCGCTCAAGCACCTCCAAAAGGCGATGGAGCTGAAGCCGGGCGACGGCTCGCTCTACGGCCTGCTGGGCTACTGCTACATGAACCAGGGCGAGTACACCACCGCGCTCGACTCCTACCGCATGGCCATCATGCTCCAGCCCTCCAGCAAAGACTGGAAGCTGGGCAAGATGAAGTGTCTCGAAGCCCTCAACGAGCATGAAGAGACCATCGCCATGCTCTACGAGTTCATCGAGAAGGAGCCCGAGAACGCCGAATGGTGGATGCTGCAGGCCAACGAATTCCTCGACCTGCAAAAGCCAGAGCTCGCCGCCGCCAACCTAGAGATCGTGCGCCAGCTGGGCAAAGCCAAGCCGGCCACCCTCATGCTCCTGGGCGACATCTACATCAACCAGGGCCTGATCCAGCAAGGCACCGAGGCCTACGGCGACGCGCTCACCTCCGGCGAAGTCAAGACCGACCGCGTCTTGCGCGTGGGCTACAACCTCGCCTCGCACGAGCGCTTCGACGAAGTGGCCGAGATCATCTCGAAGTTCCGCGCCTCGCCGGCCGGTAGCAAGATGACCGAAGCTGAAGAGCTGGAAGTGCTCAACCTCGAAGCCAAGGTCGCGCTGGGTAACAACCAGAACGAGAAGGCCGCCGAATTGCTCGAAAACGTAGTCTCGCGCGACCCCATGAACGGGCGCGCACTCCTCTCGCTCATCGACTACTACCAACAGGCGGGCGATGCCGTAAAGGCCACCTACTATGCGGAACAAGCCGCCAAGCTGGAAGAATTCCGCCACCCGGCCCTGCTCTCCCTCGCCCGCATCAAGGTGGGCCAGAAGGAGTTCGGCGCCGCCTCCCGCTATTTGCGCCAGGCACAGGACATCAAGCCGCTGGGATACGTGGCCGATTACCTGGCCCAGGTGGAGAGAGCGGCCGACAGCCAATAG
- a CDS encoding energy transducer TonB: protein MPNSSFSWRGYQAPKVSKSTPGGVVFAIFGVAAMLVLVPLVQSITGGPPEQVTVREFNVSLPPPPPPPPEPPPPVNEVVEEPPPQMQPPPMNLSLSQLSMAINPGVGGALAGDFGLGEVNQVSSADTIQDIQLFDISELDEKPRALTNEQFDAPPRIRQQRIPIKAIVEIVINPDGSVNFTKFHEVSPSGVEESIINYVSRMRFTKPMKDGRAVSARYGIPIVINW from the coding sequence ATGCCAAACTCTTCGTTTTCGTGGCGCGGCTACCAGGCGCCCAAGGTGTCCAAATCAACCCCCGGGGGCGTGGTCTTCGCGATCTTCGGGGTGGCCGCCATGCTCGTCCTGGTGCCCCTCGTGCAATCGATCACCGGTGGCCCGCCGGAGCAGGTAACCGTCCGCGAGTTCAACGTGTCGCTGCCGCCCCCTCCCCCACCCCCGCCGGAGCCTCCGCCCCCGGTCAACGAGGTGGTGGAAGAGCCGCCGCCGCAGATGCAGCCGCCCCCCATGAACCTCTCCCTCAGCCAGCTCTCCATGGCGATCAACCCCGGTGTGGGTGGTGCCTTGGCCGGAGACTTCGGCCTCGGGGAGGTTAACCAGGTGAGCAGCGCCGACACGATCCAGGACATCCAGCTCTTCGACATCAGCGAGCTCGACGAAAAGCCGCGCGCGCTGACCAACGAGCAGTTTGACGCTCCGCCTCGGATCCGCCAGCAGCGCATCCCGATCAAGGCGATCGTTGAGATCGTGATCAACCCCGACGGCTCGGTCAACTTCACCAAGTTCCACGAGGTGAGCCCGTCCGGCGTCGAGGAATCGATCATCAACTACGTGAGCCGCATGCGCTTCACCAAGCCCATGAAAGACGGCCGCGCCGTGAGCGCCCGCTACGGCATCCCGATTGTCATCAACTGGTAA
- a CDS encoding heavy metal-responsive transcriptional regulator: protein MQRMTIGQLAKETGVTVETLRFYERESLLPEPIRLSNGYRAYAPEAVDRVAFIQRSKALGFSLKEIAELLELRQDDESDAGDYHHLVTEKLHHIEEKIDDLQRLRTALQRLLEACPGEGSASECPIARTLSGNTKKLHCTLDPVVR from the coding sequence ATGCAACGCATGACCATCGGCCAACTGGCGAAGGAGACCGGCGTGACGGTGGAGACGCTCCGCTTTTACGAGCGCGAGAGCCTGCTGCCCGAGCCGATCCGCCTCAGCAACGGCTACCGCGCCTATGCGCCCGAGGCGGTCGACCGCGTGGCCTTTATCCAGCGCTCCAAGGCCCTGGGCTTTTCGCTGAAAGAGATCGCCGAGCTGCTGGAGCTGCGTCAGGACGACGAGAGCGATGCGGGAGACTACCACCACCTCGTGACGGAAAAGCTGCACCACATCGAAGAGAAGATCGACGACCTCCAGAGGCTGCGCACGGCCCTGCAGCGCCTGCTCGAAGCCTGCCCGGGCGAAGGCTCGGCCAGCGAATGCCCTATCGCCCGCACCTTGAGTGGAAATACAAAAAAGCTCCACTGCACGCTTGACCCTGTAGTAAGGTAG